The Papaver somniferum cultivar HN1 unplaced genomic scaffold, ASM357369v1 unplaced-scaffold_83, whole genome shotgun sequence genome has a segment encoding these proteins:
- the LOC113345757 gene encoding uncharacterized protein LOC113345757 isoform X1: MNTYKRPFSSPYSETYNPNWRNHANFSWRNDPAMNDVNVPQGSSSSNPYVPPHKNSLEDTLHTFMQGQTQINQNVMKTLDELKTRIVRIESRLNVREKGKFPAQTQPNPKGQFEAKNSNLEQANVVTTLRSGKVIETPMKVNEPEKSPKLKSSHSDVQNEQSEIEKKMHAPFPNRLLSTKQLADNKDILDVFQQVKINIPLLSVIKQVPAYTKFLKDLCTVKRKHNVQKKAFLTEQMSGWRHKIQRFRETTLVFVGITAGSPCETDSSSCASLRFKGLLHGINATELTCDSGITSIICSPGE, translated from the exons ATGAATACATACAAAAGACCTTTTAGCTCACCTTATTCGGAAACATATAATCCTAATTGGCGAAATCACGCTAATTTCAGTTGGAGAAATGATCCTGCTATGAATGATGTTAATGTTCCTCAAGGGTCTTCATCTAGTAACCCTTATGTGCCACCTCATAAGAATTCTCTTGAGGATACTTTACATACTTTTATGCAGGGACAAACACAGATAAATCAGAATGTTATGAAGACTTTAGATGAGCTGAAAACTAGAATAGTTAGAATTGAATCACGACTCAATGTTAGGGAGAAAGGGAAATTTCCTGCCCAAACTCAACCTAACCCGAAAGGCCAATTTGAGGCTAAAAATTCTAACTTGGAGCAAGCTAATGTTGTCACCACTCTTAGAAGTGGTAAGGTGATTGAGACTCCGATGAAGGTGAACGAACCTGAGAAGTCTCCGAAGCTTAAGAGTAGTCACAGTGATGTTCAAAATGAACAAtctgaaattgaaaagaaaatgcATGCTCCATTTCCTAATCGTTTGTTGTCTACTAAACAGTTGGCTGATAATAAGGATATCCTTGATGTTTTTCAGCAGGTGAAGATCAACATACCTCTCTTGAGTGTGATTAAGCAAGTTCCAGCTTACACCAAGTTCTTGAAGGATCTCTGCACGGTCAAGAGGAAGCACAATGTGCAGAAAAAGGCATTTCTCACGGAACAG atgtctggatgGAGACATAAAATTCAGCGCTTTAGGGAGACAACCCTTGTGTTTGTGGGTATCACAGCTGGAAGCCCTTGCGAGACAGACTCGTCCTCTTGTGCAAGCttgaggtttaaaggcttgttgcatgggATAAATGCAACCGAACTGACCTGCGACAGTG gaattacaagTATAATCTGTTCACCCGGAGAATAA
- the LOC113345757 gene encoding uncharacterized protein LOC113345757 isoform X2 produces MPYYFLYNRDFMIKQALLDLGASVNLLPISVYEQLGLGELKPTSVTLQLADRSIKVPRGVVENVLIQIDKFYYPVDFIVLDTQPVANASKEIPIILGRPFLATANALINCRTGIMNLSFGNMTVELNIFDACKDPGGRDDIHEVNMIETCVHEKASDLEAKVPLETCLPNLLDFDEDGYIEEVNSSLNSSLLLDMDKWHSRFESLQISETEPLSPSVKFPKPNLNHLLSELSYDVLGQNENVLISLPSELNEEHEKMHSHVLRKHISVAAWSIADIEGIDPSICTRRKSHLNEP; encoded by the coding sequence ATGCCCTACTATTTCTTGTATAATAGGGATTTCATGATCAAACAAGCACTTCTGGATTTGGGAGCTAGTGTAAACCTCCTACCTATCTCGGTTTATGAGCAGTTGGGCTTAGGTGAATTAAAACCCACCTCAGTCACTCTACAACTTGCGGACAGATCAATTAAAGTACCGAGAGGGGTAGTTGAGAATGTGTTAATTCAAATCGATAAATTTTACTATCCGGTGGATTTTATCGTTTTGGATACTCAACCTGTAGCTAATGCTAGTAAAGAAATACCTATCATCTTAGGTCGTCCTTTTCTTGCAACTGCAAATGCCttgattaattgtcgaactggaatAATGAATctttcgtttggaaatatgactGTTGAGTTGAATATATTTGATGCATGTAAAGATCCAGGCGGTAGAGATGATATTcacgaagttaatatgattgaaacaTGTGTGCATGAAAAAGCATCTGATCTAGAAGCTAAGGTTCCTTTAGAAACTTGTCTTCCTAATCTGTTAGATTTCGATGAGGATGGATACATTGAGGAAGTTAATTCTTCACTGAATTCATCCCTGTTGCTGGATATGGATAAGTGGCATTCTAGATTTGAGTCACTTCAAATCAGTGAGACTGAGCCATTGTCTCCATCCGTAAAATTCCCAAAGCCTAATCTTAATCATCTTCTTAGTGAACTGAGTTATGACGTTTTAGGCCAAAATGAAAACGTTCTTATTTCCTTACCATCTGAACTTAATGAGGAACACGAAAAAATGCATTCACATGTTCTTAGGAAGCATATAAGTGTCGCAGCATGGAGTATTGCAGACATAGAAGGGATTGATCCTAGTATTTGCACACGTAGGAAGTCACATCTCAATGAACCATGA